Part of the Dreissena polymorpha isolate Duluth1 chromosome 12, UMN_Dpol_1.0, whole genome shotgun sequence genome, attcgcggatccaaacgaggattcgcggatctaaccGTTATTTgtaaaatcggtttcgaatccggatcttatttgagtttaacctttccTTTACGGTAATTGTTTCTGTCGCCCTAAtacttttcaataaattgtttctgtctgtttgaggttacattacactaaatcattgtgtatccctctgtggtccattcgaaagtagtgcctatttctaaagagttccttttctcttcttgaatataagccatttaacaatgtgggacatgtcttttgtggttatttgtaatatcctatatgtgtctggagtactttgatgccttggattggaagctaacttaaaagatggacttttgagggtgtgttttctattgtgtggggcttttgtcgaaattaggattccgaaacacgtttttctacggtgggttcattcgacagcgatttactttcttagaagttgcgagacggtatgtttttgattgcaattattggaagaggacagatccatctttaaaatgataccaggttcggaaaaattgatacgtcgaaaaggcaagaaaaatgctgtgaaagttgtcagttttataaagggaccctatgggaatcggaattagtgtaatataaccttaaaaaagcacatttactgcaatgtcaaggtcacatggattcgtctgcaagcgagacaattagagcatgaattttaatgaatgttttgatgatttgggtgctaaaatagatgagagatgtcaatattttggttcaaatggatgttttaggtggttttggactgttccgggtgggagggggacctggtatggacaagtaagggttacatttccaacaaatcttgaatgtaaatattattatgtccaaagatTGAAGCTTCAgatggagagcaagatgaaaaatatgccaaatcacatgaatgcaacccatttatgccatttttctctttgtttgtaggcctgaccatttgtcccttgagccgcagacggtcaacaatccgctagctgtcttgctctgactggtgcactggacatgatttcaatgaaagtcatcatactgattgtttaattcaaacatgaatttcagcttgttcgttaaagtactaacttagctgtgtatttacagtggacgtagtggtgcgtcgcatgaggtagactaggtatttccatatatacactatgttaaCAGAATTGCGGCcggtggagcaacatagctgatgagttaatagcgctagttcttcagacaaataactttattttcaacctataaagcatatttagctgtaggtggggccatttagctgtaagatctggctttggttctgttaagcccttagagtaatgaatttcagagtgaagaccatagcgccttttcctagtcaagtatcgggtagctgtatgtcttttcagaaatgcacatgtcttcttaagcatgtcattgtgattgcttttaataagataggcaataaactcataacctgtagaaaaaggagcatctgtaaattcagatttcactatttcagagtcagccagaccatgattgagcttaaggattgtgctgcggatgcggcctgtgcagttccgggagaatgTCACCGTCTTGGgcattgcggtctggtatcaggtaagcactattgaaagcctcacacttttggggggtctaaagccttgtgctgtcaatgctatctggttcaagtacaattagaatgcattcttcaagcagtacttcatcagatatggttatctcaagcttacagttctcgggcagatatgacttcgatgtgttcttgccagcagaacctcgacaggccaaactatgcgttaagcactgttttccacagcaacccttgcagacaaataactttacttgaaattacttctggcatttaatttctaatttcctttacatctcttttgtatgtttgtttgctctttttaactctgacatgccatcttgcttggattgatagagcatacctgttttttttagagccgagtccccagctgctcgagtttgccgtgtcaatattgataaagccatggcatgatgtctcctttatgtgtttccttatctcagtgttgaacataattgccagtttcaggggccttaacattttattttattaaaggtctggatgatccttgcctgactccgggtttgtgtacacttcaatccgactccctgtccggtaccgaggccgcagtggtgcagcgcttgtggacgatccatcaacatcctgaaaggtcaacacttcaccaagctgggaaaattgatcctgatagtcatccccaggtactgaaatgaatgtacactgaactacagaggaatcacacccaaatgactttcccaacattagtgtggcccctcgggcaagaattccttagcaaacatgctttttgcatggggactgtggcatttttgcaaaacttaagctttcaacactggattttaaagagaacacttaataaaatgtagccaacaggacttatttttatgagagagactatctggatgagcaacaaatgtcacattgtgtcgtaagctgttgaaggagcgatttgcgccattttaagtgttaattttgggtagcaggcttgtatcggcttgaaagctgcaaattttttctctcatcataatagcattaattattttaattgcaatgtgtatgtttagattgtaagtgaagcttttagtaataattttcttgaaaaacatgattttatatgctgtcagtgagttttttgtgtgaaaaaagtgcttaaaattaaaaaaaaatctcctttttcatcaagaaaagtacactgattcacaatcaatacatttaattgGACCTtatgctgatatattggtgaattttgcatgcaatgataccagtttttgccataaaatttacgcgtaacaataattggagacacgaaatcagctgtcgtcacttagactaaaaatcatgcattccgacttgactgcggccaatttagtcaccgctttaaatggccattttaaggcctttacccccatccgcatgcactgaaattgcatattcatggtGGAAATAgttaaatctcatgtggagaaagtttgaaaaagataggacaaagttgagttcccttaaaggttacattacactaaatcattgtgtatccctccgtggtccattcgaaagtagtgcctatttctaaagagtccttttctcttcttgaatataagccatttaacaatgtgagacatgtcttttgtggttatttgtaatatcctgtatgtgtctggagtactttgatgccttggattggaagctaacttaaaagatggacttttgagggtgtgttttctattgtgtggggcttttgtcgaaattaggattccgaaacacgtttttctacggtgggttcattcgacagcgatttactttcttagatgttgcgagacggtatgttttttattgcaattattggaagaggttagaaccatctttaaaatgataccaggttcggaaaaattgatacgtcgaaaaggcaagaaaaatgctgtgaaagttgtcagttttttaatgggaccctatgggaatcggaattagtgtaatataacctttgaaaggctgactggtacGTAGTTTGTCACCATTATCgctactttttcgacaaaaaTATGATATTACACAGTCTTTCGATGGTACAAGCGCAGAAAAAAATTCACGATGCACCTAAACAATTAAAATGCTCGGTGTGGAAGCATTTCGGGTTTTACCAGCATACTAATTCTGGCTTATAAGTGGTCGTTacgaagtattttattgatacttattgcaGATAGCGTGTGATGCGTTTATTTCTCGTTCAAATACAgcgttattcatattatatctgaCTGTGTTTATCTATATGTGTTTATTATGCGACATTGTTATTAATGTTTGTCGTTAAAATGCTTACTCTTTTTCGTGTATGCGCGATTTTGATAGtttttgagaaatttgcggaaTCTTGACCCGGGTATAAAAGTTTGTTCAAACAATATAagtccattttttgtttgttttcatcaacTTAGTAAGTTAGTatttgtttttgatgtcgttatttctgcttccacttctgctgttgcggctgcagctgcatctactaatgctgctaaagtagtataaatataagtagctgtaaagtttatactaataataaaagttaattactttttttcataagaaatatatagttctgatgtttaaaaaacaaaattttggttatagcaatataagttttaatttattttgcgtatttttactttcaaattaggattcgaaccgatattcgatatccgagcctttggattcgaattcggatcccattgaaattttggattcgctGCAGCACTAGCAACTAGTGTATAGGGGCAAGATTTC contains:
- the LOC127853941 gene encoding uncharacterized protein LOC127853941, producing MLLKNETTFDLMLFVKQYWIRCCRDYFHRVSQTMIELKDCAADAACAVPGECHRLGHCGLVSGLDDPCLTPGLCTLQSDSLSGTEAAVVQRLWTIHQHPERSTLHQAGKIDPDSHPQVLK